ATCTTCTCGACGGTCAAATAGAAAAAATAGAAAACATTCAATAGCAAGGGGGAAAACTCATGTCACAGAGGTTGATTGCAATAATAGTAATCGTAGTAATCGTAGTGGGCGGAGGCCTATATGCATATAAACAGCTGGTGCCGGCAGATGCGAAGCAGACGCAGGGTCCGGTCTATGCAACCAAAGAGGTAATACGGGGTGATATAACCGTAGGCGTCACTGCTACAGGTATGCTGAACCCAACCCGCGGCGGGGGGATAATCATTCCCGGCGAGAGAGGCTATGACAGTGCCCCGATAAGCTACATACTTGATGAAATACTGGTGGAAGCAGGGGATGCAGTGGAGCAGGGCCAAGTAATAGCACGGGTCAAATCCTATGACCTGGAAACCCAGATAAAACAAAAAGAGGAAAGGCTGGAAAGCAAGCTGAAGGAACTTACGGACATGACCGGAGTATCCGCAAACAGTATCAATACAATAAACCCATCCGAAGGTGTAGTTATAAGGGCTCCCCAAGACGGAAGGATAATCGGACTGGATATAAAGGAAGGGGACGAACTGCAGCTGGGCCAAACAATCGCTAGGATAGCCGACATTTCCAGGTTCAGGCTCAGGGCCATGCTATACCCCCTTGAATATGAAAAGGTATCCAAGGGACAGAAAGTACTGCTCCGGACTCCATATTTTGAGCAGCTGGTGGAAGCCTATATCACCGAACTGAGCGACAAACCGGTCCCCGTGAAGGACAGCTCAGGTTTCGCCCTGACGTCGGTGTACTGGATGACCATCGAGGGTGACAACCCCGGCTTTATTCAGCCCGGCATGGAGGTACGCGTAGGACTCCCCGTCGATGACGGCATATACGGTATGAGCTATTTCGCAAACAAGTCGACAATAGAGAGGTACATAGATGAAACAAAGATAGTAAACAGGGCCAAGGGTATAGTAACCGATATATATGTCTATGATATGGAGGAGGTAAAGAAGGGAGACAAGATCCTTTCCATGTCCGGGACTGAAGTACAGGAGACACTCCAAACCCTTATTGATGAAGTCAGGGACCTCCAGTTTGAAGTGAACAACCTGAGGACGCAGCTTGACCGGCTGGATATAACAGCATCAATGACTGGCGTTGTAGC
This genomic stretch from Bacillota bacterium harbors:
- a CDS encoding efflux RND transporter periplasmic adaptor subunit, whose amino-acid sequence is MSQRLIAIIVIVVIVVGGGLYAYKQLVPADAKQTQGPVYATKEVIRGDITVGVTATGMLNPTRGGGIIIPGERGYDSAPISYILDEILVEAGDAVEQGQVIARVKSYDLETQIKQKEERLESKLKELTDMTGVSANSINTINPSEGVVIRAPQDGRIIGLDIKEGDELQLGQTIARIADISRFRLRAMLYPLEYEKVSKGQKVLLRTPYFEQLVEAYITELSDKPVPVKDSSGFALTSVYWMTIEGDNPGFIQPGMEVRVGLPVDDGIYGMSYFANKSTIERYIDETKIVNRAKGIVTDIYVYDMEEVKKGDKILSMSGTEVQETLQTLIDEVRDLQFEVNNLRTQLDRLDITASMTGVVASIYTNLGETVRAGQWIGDIYNTSSMMLWTQVDDIDIIHVKMDAPVRVTVDALPGEVFEGKVTYVSPMGEKINGITKFSVNMEIKGGPQLRPGMQANAYIDAGSAQNVLLVPVEAIFEEDGKPMVEVLDKDGTVRLVEIKLGLMNDRYAEVISGLEEGELVITGSSADLLPSQHIKSDTLLPDKKDEDDNNNENSNGQN